The bacterium nucleotide sequence CCCATGTCCAAGTTCAGCATGCCTTACCGCCCGCTCGGCCGCTGCGGCGCCAAGGTTAGCGTCTTCGGCCTCGGCGGCTGGACCACCTACGGCGGCAGCGTCAAGGACGCCGAGACCATCCGAAAGATCATCGTCCAAGCCTTCGAGGCCGGGATCAATTTCTTCGATATCGCCGACGTCTATGCCCGCGGCGAATCCGAAAAGGCGATGGGCGAGGTGCTGAAGGAGTTTCCGCGCCATGAGCTGGTGATCTCGAGCAAGGTCTTCTGGCCGATGAGCGATGACGTCAACGACCGCGGCCTCTCGCGCAAGCACGTCCTCGAATCGGTCGAAAAGAGCCTGAAGCGAATCGGCACCGACTATCTCGACATCTATTTCTGCCACCGGGCCGATCCCGAGACGCCGCTGGAGGAAACCGTCCGGGCGATGGACGACTTGGTTCACCAGGGCAAGGTGCTTTACTGGGGCACCAGCGAGTGGAGCGGCCAGCAGCTGGCCGAGGTGAATCAGCTTTGCGGCAGCCGAAATCTCTACCGGCCCCAGGTCGAGCAGCCCCAGTTCAGCCTCTTGGCCCGGCGCCGGGTCGAGGAGGAAGTCCGCGACGTCGCCGTTCAGAATGGAATGGGCTTGGCGGTGTGGAGCCCCTTGGCCTCGGGCCTGCTCACCGGCAAATACGACCAAGGCCTTCCGCCGGGCAGCCGGCTGGCCGAGATGGAATGGCTCCGCGAATCGGTGATCACGCCGGAGCGCTTGGCCAAGGTGAAGCGCTTCAAGGCGGTGGCCGAGGAGCTCGGCTGCAGCCGGGCCCAATTGGCCCTGGCCTGGGCCGCCGCCCAACCCGGCATCTCCAGCGTCATCACCGGCGCGACCCGGCCCGAGCAGCTGGCCGAGAACCTCGGCGCCTTGAAAGTGCCCCTCGATGCTTCGGTCTTGAAGTCCCTCGATCAAATCTTTCCAGCGAAGGAAGAATTATGACCCAGATCCTCCTCGGCAAAGACTCCCAAAATCGCCCCGTCGCTTTGGAGCTGAAGATGGCCAATCGCCACGGCCTCATCGCCGGCGCCACCGGCACCGGCAAGACCGTGACCTTGCAGCGCCTGGCCGAAGGCTTCGCCCGCGAGGGCGTCTCGGTCTTCATGGCCGACGTCAAGGGCGACCTCTCGGGTTTGGCCGCCGCCGGCCAGCCCGGCGGCAAGATCCAGGCCCGGATCGAGGAGCTCAAGCTCGACTATCAGCCCCGGGCCTACCCGACGATCTTTTGGGACATCTACGGCCAAAAGGGCCACCCGCTGCGCGGCACGGTCAGCGAGATGGGGCCGCTGCTCTTGGGCCGGGTCTTGGATTTGAACGACACCCAGGAAGGCGTGATGCAGATCGTCTTCAAGGTCGCCGACGACAACGGCCTCCTGCTCCTCGACTTGAAGGACATGCAGGCCATGCTCAGCTTCGCCAGCGATCAGGCCAAGGAGCTGAAGGCCGATTACGGCAATCTTTCGACCCAAAGCTTGGGCACGATCCAACGGCAGCTTTTGGTGCTGGGCGAGTCGGGCGGCGAGATTTTTTTCGGCGAGCCGGCGATTCGGCTGGAAAACCTCATGCAGAAGGATTTTTCGGGCAATGGCGTGATCAGCGTCTTGGATTCCCAGCGGCTCATGCAGGACCCCAAGGTCTACACTTCCTTTATGCTCTGGCTGCTCTCCGAGCTCTTCGAGGCTTTGCCCGAAGTCGGCGATCTGGACCGGCCCAAGTTGGTCTTCTTCTTCGACGAGGCCCATCTCCTCTTCAACGGCGCGCCCAAGGCCCTGCTCGAGAAGATCGAGCAGGTGGTGCGGTTGATCCGCTCCAAGGGCGTCGGCATTTATTTCATCACTCAGAACCCGATGGACATCCCGGAGAGCGTCTTGGGCCAGCTCGGCAATCGGGTCCAGCACGCGCTCCGGGCCTTCACGCCCAGCGACCAAAAGGCGGTGAAGGTGGCGGCCCAGACCTTCCGGCAGAACCCGGCGATCGACACCGAGAAGGCCATCACCGAGCTGGGAGTCGGCGAGGCCCTGGTCTCGCTGCTCGACCTCGAAGGCCGGCCGGCGCCGGTCGAGCGGGTCAAGATCGCGCCGCCCGAATCGCGGGTGGGCCCGCTGAGCGACGCCGAGCGGGCCGAGAAAATCTCCCGCTCGCCCTTGGCCGGGGTTTACGACAAGCTGGTCGATCGGGAGTCGGCCTATGAGCTGCTGAAGAAGCGGCAGGAAGAGGCTTCTCAAGCCCAAGCCGAGGCCGCGGCGGCCAAGGCCGAGTCGAAGACGGCGCCCCGGTCCAGCAATCGTCAGGGCTACGGCGAGGCTTTCATCAAGTCGGCCACCCGCAGCATCGGTTCCCAGCTCGGCAACCAGATCATCCGCGGCGTCCTCGGCTCGATCTTCGGCGGCGGCAAGCGCAAGAGCGGCGGGCTCGGCGGATTATTCTAGCCGGTCCCGGCGTCATCCTGAGCCAAGCGAAGGATCTGCGACTGGCCTAGGTTTTTTGAAAGACCTAAGCTTCTTCGTGTATTCGGAGGGATTCCGTGGCAACGAAGGAGCTTTGGGTTCTCATAGTTCCTGGCAGGTCGTAGATCCTTCGCCCCAGTCTCGCTTGAACCTCGCGGCGCTCGACTGGGGCCCCCGCTCAGGATGACATCTTGCTCCACGATGACCGGTTAAAGAAACCTTCCCTTCAACTCCGGCGTCGGCAGGGTGCAGGAGTCCTTTTTCCCGAACCAACGGTAGCGGTTGCGGGCGATCCAGGAATAGATCGGGTCGCGGAGGAAGCGCGGGATCAAGATCCCGGCGTACAGCAGCCACCAAGGGAAGCGGAGCCGCCGGGCGATCCGCAAGGCCGCCGTCGAAGTGGCGAAGCACTCCTCATTTTCCAGTAGGACGATCGAATCGCCGGCCCTGGCCCGGCATTCGGCCGGAATCATTTTCGCGGCGGCCTCCGACTGCAGCGAGGCGAAGCGAAAATAAGCTCGGGGATCGCGGTCGATGATGAAACGAACCGCGGCATTGCAGAGATTGCAGACGCCGTCGAAGAAGACGATCCCGGACATGCCGCCATTCTGGTCCGAGCGCCAAAAAAAAGGAAGGCATCCTTTGGGGATGCCTTCCTCGAATGGAAATCGATCGGCTACTCAGCCCGGCGCAGCCGCCGATAGGCCAGGGCGCTGCAGCCGGCGAGCAAGGCCAAGAGGGCCGGACCTGCGTTCGGCGCGGCGCTTTCGACCAAGGCGCAGCCGGTCCCGTTGAGCAGGAAACCGGGCGTCGCCGTTGGGGTGGGCGTCGGGGTCGGCTCGGGCAATTGGAACTCGAAGGCCCCGCGGTCGCAGATCGCGGTGGCCAGGCCGGTGGCGTTGACCGGCCGGGTTTCGCCGCGTTGATCGCGGGTCAAGAGAGTGCCGGCATTGTCGGTGCAGCCGTCGGGGTTGGCGGTATCGATGGCCGGGCTGCCGACGAGCAAGGCGTGGGTGAAAGTCGGGCCGCCGTTGTCCTGGAGCGGGCCCAATTGGGGATCGATGCCGGTTTGGTCGCCGGTGGCGGTAAAGCCGACGCAGCCTTCGGTGTCGCCGATCAGGTTGTAGCCTTCGGAAAAGAATTCAGCCGCGCAGTCGGGGCTGGAGTCGCCGGCCTGATTGTTGGCCAGAATGCTGTTGGCCATGGTGAGGAGCATCGAGGGAGGCTCGCCCACCGGCTGGATGACGAGAGTCAGGATTCCGCCGCCGACGCCGTCGGTGCTGTTTTCAGCGATGGTCGCGTTGTTCAAGTGGAGGCCTTCGACGCCGAGCTGTCCGAGCTTGATGGCGGTGACCGGGGCAGGCGCCGCCGGCGTCGGAAGCGCCATCGCGATGCCGCCGCCGCCGTTGGGCGCGAAGTTGCCGCTGATGGTGCTATTCGCGATCAGGAGTGACGAGGTCGTGTCCAAGGCCACGCCGCCGCCGACATTGACCGGATCGACCGTGCCGAAGGCGCAGACGCCGCCATCGGCCCGGTTTCCGCTGATCGTGGAGTTGGTCACGGTTGCCCGGCCATCGATGGCCAAGCCGCCGCCGACGCAGGCTCCGCTGTTGTTCGAGATCGTCGTCGCGTCGATGAAAAGATTGCCGCTCTCGGAGGAGATCCCGGCGCCAAAGACAGCGGTATTTCCATCGATCACGGAATTGCCGATCCGGACCTCGAGATCGGTGAAGCTTTCGAGGCCGCCGCCGCTTTCATTGGAGATGTTATTCGAGATCTCGGAATCGTCGATCACGACTTGGGCGAAGGCGTTGAGGATGCCGCCGGCGTCATCGTCGGACTCGTTGTCGACGACCCGGACTCCGTTGAGGGTGACCAAGGTGAAGGTGCCGTCGAAGACGCCGAGCTTGGCGGTCAAAAGCTCATTGTTCGAATTGCCCTCGATGCGGATGCCGCCGCCGTCGTCGCTTTCCAAGCCGTCCCGGACGGTCACGCCATTGATCGTGACGTTGAGGATTTGGCCCAAGGGATTGATGTCCAGGACCCGCTCGGGCTCGCCGTTGTCCTGAAGGCCCTGGGCGCTGATCGAGGTGGTGTCGGCGCCGGCGCCGTTAAGGGTCAGGTTGGCCAGGACGTCGAGGTCGCCGTTGCCGTTGTTGTCGTCGAAGCCGGTGAGGCTCAGGACGTAGCTGCCGGCCGGCAACTCGACGGTGTCGATGGTTCCGGTGCCGGCGGTGGTGCAGCCGCCGAGAACGCTGTCCTGGTTGACCGAGGCGATGGCCTCGCGCAGCGTGCATTCGGGCGTGTCGATGACGTCGGCCTCGGTGTTGACGGTGATGCTGGCGGCTTGGGCCAGGGCTGAGATGGAGGTGGCGGCCAAAAGACCGGCTAAAGTTCCGAAAATTCGCTTTCGCTTCATGAGATCTCCCTTGGATTGAGCCCTTGTCCTGTGGGGAGAAACACTAATGGGAAATCGCTTGGCTTGGCAACGGGTTTGTCAGTAATTTCAATGACCAATGGGAAGAAACCGGTGCGGCAAATCCTGGGCGATGGTCTTGGCCGGTCTTGCGGCCTTGGCGGGCCGCCCGGCCCTCGCCGCCCCGGAACCCCTGACCCTCAAGCAGGCGCTTCGCTTGGCCCAAAACCGCCACGTCGAGGTCCTGGTCGCCGACCAGCGGGTTCAAGCCGCCATGGCCCGGATCGGTCAAGCCAAGTCGGTCTTGCTGCCCAACTTCGACGTGACCGCCTCGCAGTACCGGCGGACCGTCAACCTCGAGACCTTCGGCATCGACCCCCAAATTCCCGGCTTCACTTTCGATCCCAAGCCTCCGCCTTTCAACGTCTTCGACGCTCGGATCGCCTTGCGCCAAACCCTCTTCGATCTCTCGGCCCTTCGTCAGCTGAAATTGGCCAAGCTCGGCACCCGGCTCAGCCAAGAGGACCGGCGCCGGGCCGAGGCCGACGCCTTGGCCTTGACCGCCACTCTCTATCTCGAGGCCCAAAGCGCCCAGCGAACCTTGGAAAATACCCGGGCCCTGGTTCGGCGCGAGGAAGCCCGCTACCGCTTGGCCGGCGCCGAGCGCGAGATCGGTTTGGGCTCCGACTTGGCGGTGACCCAGTCCCGTGCGGCCTTGGCCGCGGTTCGCAACCAAGTCGCCGGTGCCGAGCGCGACGCCGAGGAAAGGCGGCTCGACTTAGCGGCGGCTTTGGGTTTGCCGCCGGAGCAGGCGATTCGCTTTCCAGGCTCGGTTTCGCTGGGCCCGGTGGCGGCGCCCGGCGAGGCCGAGATCCAAAGCTGGATCGACCAACATCCCGACCTAGCGGTGGCTCGCCGCCAAGTCGATTTGGACCGGCAAGACCGGAGCGTCGAAAAGGCCGACTATTTTCCGAAAGTCGTCGGCGCCGCCGACTACGGCGCCAGCGGGCCCGATCCGGCCAATGCCACCGACACTTACAATTTCGGCGCCGGCCTTTCGATTCCGCTCTACCAAGGCGGACTTCGCGAAGCCCGGATTCGCGAAGCCTCGGCCAAGCTGCAGGAGAGCGAGCTGCGCTTGGAGCAGCTGCGCCGCGACCGCGAGGCCGATGTCCGCTCGGCCCTGGCCGCGCTCAAGCAGAGCATCGAGGCCCAGCGAGCGGCCCGGGCCGGCCTCGACCAAAGCCGGGCCGCCTTGAACGTGAGCCAGGCCCGGCGGGAGAGCGGGCTGGGCAGCGAGCTCGAGGTGGTCGAGGCGCGCCGCGAAGTCATCGCCTCCCAGGAAAGCCTGGACCAAGCCGACGCCGCCTATCGCCTGGCCTGGGTCAATTTGGAACATCGGCTGGGCCGAATGCAGGCTTGGCTGGAGGAGTTGCCCGATTCATGAAAAACCCGCGCGTCAAACTCTCGCTTCTCTTCCTTTTGCCGGCCCTGTGCTTGGCCTGTTCCCGCAAGGCCCCGGAGAACCTGATCCAGCTCTCGGGCACTCTCGAGATGACCGAGCACGGCGTCGGCGTGCCGGTGGCCGGGCGCCTGATCCAAGTGGCGGTGGACGAGGGCGACGAGGTGAAGCAGGGCCAAGTCTTGGCCCTCACCGATCGCTTCGACTTGGCCGAGCGGGAGTACCAGCGCCAGGAGCTGCTCCTGGCCCGCGGCGGCGGCAGCCGCCAGGCGGTGGAGCAGGCCGAGATGGCGATGCGCGACCAAAGGGTGATCTCGCCGATCGATGGCGTGGTGCTGACCAAGGTCCACGAAAGCGGCGAGGTGGTCTCGGGCAATTCGCCGGTCTTTATTTTGGGCGACCGCAACCGGATGTGGGTGCGGGTTTTCATTCCCGAGGGCCTCGTCAGCCGGATCGAGATGAATCAGGAGGCGACGCTTCACTTCGACGGTTTGGCCGAGGAGTTCAAAGGTCGAGTCACCTTCATCGCTCCCCGAGCCGAGTTCACCCCGCGCAACGTCCAGACGCCGGAGGAGCGGGTGACCCAAACCTTCGCGGTCAAGATCGCCCTCGAAAACCCGCCTCAATACCTGCGGCCCGGCGTCTCGGCCGAGGTCGACCTGCCGATGCGGCCGGGAGCGGCGCCATGAGCGAGCAGATCGCCATCGAGGCCAAGGGCCTGACCCGGCGCTTCGGCAAGCTCACCGCGGTCGATCACATTAGCTTCGCGATCCGCTACGGCGAGATCTTCGGCTTTCTCGGCTCCAACGGCTCGGGCAAGAGCACCACGATCCGGATGCTCTGCGGGATCCTCGAGCCGAGCGAGGGCACCGCGATGGTCGGGGGCTTCGACGTCAACCGCGACCCCGAAAAGGTGAAGACCGCGATCGGCTACGTTTCCCAGCGCTTCAGCCTCTACAGCGATTTGACCGTGATGGAGAATCTCAAGTTCTACGGCCGGATCTACGGCTTGTCCCGCGACAAGCTCAAGGAGCGGATGGAAGCGGTCATCGAGCTGACCGGCCTCGATCCCTACCGTGAACGGCTGGCCGGCGACCTTTCCGGCGGCTGGAAGCAGCGGGTGGCGGTGGCGGCGGCCATGCTCCACGAGCCGCGGATCCTCTTCCTCGACGAGCCCACCGCCGGCGTCGACCCGATGTCGCGGCGGGCGCTTTGGGAAGTGCTCTACCAGCTCGCCGATAGCGGAGTGGCCCTCTTCGTCACCACTCACTATATGGAAGAGGCCGAGCGTTGCAATCAGATCGCCTTCATCAGCATGGGACGGCTCCTGACCATCGGCCAGCCGGCCCAGCTCAAGGCCAACAATCCGGGCCAAGTCATCGAGGTCGAATGTCAGCCCCTGATGAAGGCCTCCAAGGTTTTCGAAAAGCTGCCGGGCGTGACCGAGATCACGGCTTACGGCACGACCCTTCATCTCAACGTGAAAAGCGCCGAGGCGGTCATCCCCGAAATCCGGCAAGCCGCCGCCGGCCAAAATATTCGGATCAGCCGTCTCGAAACGGTGCCGGCGGCCTTGGAGGACGTTTTCGCGATCCTATCGGAGTCGGAGGATGCATAGGATCCGGGCCATCATCTGGAAGGAGTTCGTCCAGCTCTTCCGCGATCCCAAGACCCTGGCCTTGATCGTCTTCATGCCGGTGATGCAGCTGATGATCTACGGCTACGGCATCGACACCGACGTCAAGCATCTGAGCACCATCGTTTACAATGAAGATCAGACCCCGCTCAGTCGCCGTTTGGTCGAGGCCTTGAGGGAAAGCGCCTATTTCGACATCAATTATATCGGCCAGTCCGAAGCCGATTTGCGGCGGGCTCTCGATTTGGGCAAGGTCAAGGCCGCCCTCCACATTCCGCCGGCCTTCGCCGAGCGGCTCCTCAGCGGCAAGGGCGCCGAGCTGCAAATGCTGATCGACGGGACCGATTCCAACCCGGCCAACACCGCGCTCAATACCGGCCAGGCCATCGTCAGCGCTTTCCTCGACCGCGAGGGCCTGATCAACGCCGCGCTCCTGCCGATCGATTACCGCCCCCGGATGTGGTACAACCCCGACTTGAAGAGCTCCTACTTCCTGGTGCCGGGCGTCGTCGGCTTGCTTCTCATGCTGCTGATCCCGATGATCACCAGCTCGGCGGTGGTGCGGGAGAAGGAGCGGGGCAACCTCGAGCAGCTCCTGGTCACGCCGATCCGGCCCTACGAATTGATCCTCGGCAAATTGATTCCCTATCTCTTGGTGGGCCTGGTCATCGCCGGCACCGTGCTCGGCACCGCCCATTTCCTCTTCGGCATTCCGCTGCGCGGCAGTCCTTGGTTGCTCTTCAGCCTGACCAGCCTTTACATGATGGTTTGTCTGGGCTTGGGCCTGCTCGCCTCGACGGTGGCCGAGAATCAAATGCAAGCCTCCCAGATGATCATGTTCTTCGCCGCTCCCTCGATCCTGCTTTCGGGGTTTTTCTTTCCCCGCGAGACCATGCCCAAGGCGATCTATCTTTTGGGCAACGTCATCCCACTGACCTTTTTTCTTCGGATTATCCGGGGGATTCTGCTGAAAGGCCTGAATTTGGCCGACCTTTGGCTGGAAGTTTCGGTGCTGACGTTCATGGCCGTGACGGTCCTGACCTTGAGCGTGCTGAAATTCCACAAAAGGCTTTCTTGAATTGCTTGGTATCGGGTCGGTTTTTGGGGCATCATTCTTGGGAATGTCCAACCACAGGAGATGACCATGGATAAGCCCTTCTTGACCGACGTTCAAACCCTCCGCAAGCGCGCCCGCGAGCACATCATGCAGGGCGCGGTGACCCCCGGCTACAAAGGCGACCGCGAAACGGTGATCAAGCTGCTTAACGAGGCCTTGGCCACCGAGATCATCTGCGTCCTCCGCTACAAGCGGCACTATTTCATGGCTTCGGGGATCAACGCTCCGATCGCGGCTCAAGAATTCCTCGAGCATGCCAACGACGAGCAGACCCATGCCGATCAAATCGCCAAGCGCATCGTCGAGCTCGGCGGCGAGCCCAATTTCAGCCCCGAGGGCTTGGCGACCCGCAGCCATGCCGAATACGTCGAGGGCAATACCCTCATCGAAATGATCAAGGAAGATTTGGTCGCCGAGCGCATCGCGATCGACAGCTATCGCGAGATGGTCAATTACATGGGGACCAACGATCCGACCACCCGGCGTTTGCTCGAAGGCATTCTCGGAATGGAAGAAGAGCACGCCGACGATCTGGTGAACTTGATCGAGAAGATCGGCGCCTGATCATTAGATGATCTTATTCCAATTCCTTGCCAGTGCGGCCATGATCTGGCTCGCCGCGAGATGGCTCGTGAGGGCCTCCGACAAAATTGCCAAGATCACGGGCCTCGGCCACCTGTTCGTGGGCAGCCTTTTCTTGGCCGCGGCCACCTCGGCTCCCGAGCTTTTCGTGGATATTGAGGCAACCCGGAGGGGGATCCCGGACCTCGCAGCCGGCGACCTCCTGGGAAGCTCGCTGGTTAATCTCATCATCCTCTGCGCCTTGAGCCTGGTTTTTTGGCGATCTGTCGATTGCCGGATGTCCCGCCAGAGCCGGCTGTCGGCCGGGCTAGCCGCCATTCTCACGGCGGAAGTAGGGTTCTTCATCTACCTCCAAACCGGTCTCGGCTTACCGGGCTTCAGCCTTTCGGGAGCGGTCTTGGTTCTCACTTACTTGGTGGGACTTCGGGCGATCTTTGAGAAACCTCGCGGCGTCGAGGAACCCGATGCGACTAATACCCCGAAAGCCAAGCTCTTGATCCGGCCCATGATGGGCTTCATCTCGGGAGCAGTCTTGATTTTCTTCGCTTCCCCTTATTTGGTGACGTCGGCCCAGAAAATTGCGGAGCTCACGGGACTGGGCAACACCTTCTTTGGGACGAGCTTGTTGGCATTCACCACGTCATTTCCGGAATTGTTTTCATCCCTTGCGGCCATTAGGGCCGGTCTCTTCCATTTAGTGGCGGGCAACATCGTGGGAAGCAATTGTATCAACATGCTGATTTTTGCCGCGATGGAGGGGATATGGACTCAGGGAAGTCTCTGGGCTCATCTCTCGCGGAATCATCTTCTCGCCGCCGGATTCGTGATCCTCAGCATGGCGCTGTTGGCGATCCCCGGCGCGGCCGCAGTAAAATCGAGGCGGAAGCTCGATTACGCGCGGGTATGGTCGATTCTAATCTTCAATCTCGGATGTTACCTGATCCTCTACCTCTGGAGTTCAGCATAATTTTGCTGGTTCGGCCGCTCGCCGCTTCATTGGTTGCTCCTTATTTGGCCGAGGCTGCCATCTCATGAGCCCAGGCCAGGGTTTCCATGGTCTCGCGGTTCTTTCGGATCTCGGCCTCGGCTTCGGCCAAGCGAAGCGCTTCCGGGAAATCGGCCGGGTCGGCCCGGTTCAACAGCAGATGGACCATCTCGCCGCGGTGGCCGTAAGGGTTGGTCTCGAGGTCGAGTCGCATTTGAATCTCGGCCTCGGCCCACAAAGCCTCGGCTTCGGCCCGCCGGCCGGCGGCGGCCAGAGCGGCGCCCAAATCCACTCGGAAAGAAGGCTCGGGCAGGATTTGATAGGCCCGGCGGTACAGGCTTTCGGCTTGCTCGAGATTTCCCGCCTTGGCTTCCAGCTCGGCGAGCAAGCCCATCGCCAAGGGGGTTTCGGGTTGGATGCGGAGGGCTTCGCCGAGCAGGAAGCGGGCGGTTTTCAAGTTTCCCTGGCGGAGATAATGGCGGCCGAGCAGGCTCCGCACCCAGGCCGAGCCTTCGCGGTCGCCGAAATCTTCGGAGCGAATCGCCTTTTCGAAATCGGCCAGGGCTTCGCGCTCGCGCCCGTCCTCGAGTGCGAGCAGGGCCCGCATCGTCAAGGAAGGCAAGCCCGGGAAACGCCGAGCCAAATACTCGGCGTCTTCCCGGGCCGCATCGGTCCTGCCCAAGGCCAAGTTGGAGCTGACTTTGACGGAGATCGCCTGGGGGTTTTGGGGACTCTCCCGGAGGATTTGCTCGGCCAAGGCCAAGGCCGTGGGAAAATCATGGCGGTCCTGGGCCAGTTGGGCCAGGACCAGCCGGGCCGCCGGGTTGAAGTGAGGCAGCAAGGCCAACGATTTCTCGGCGGCGACGCGGGCTTGCTCGAGCTTGGCGCCATCGCCGCTGCGCTTGCCGGCTTTGCGCTGAGCCGCGGCCAGACCGGCCCAGTGAGAAGCCGAACCGGGCTGAGCTTGGACTTTTTGCTCATAGTGTCCGAGCTCCACTTCGGCCGAATTGGCGGTGGCCGAAACCGAGTAGCGGTACTTCATCCAGTCCTGGGGACGATCTTGGGAAGTGAAGATCGAGCCGAGAAACAATCCACCCAAGCTGCCAAAGGTCAAGGTCGACCAAATGAGGAGCTTTTTCCGCGCGGGCGTTTTCATATTTCCTCCTAGTTGGCCGGAGCCAAGAACGGGAAGGTCGCTTCGGTGCCGAAGGAGCTTTGGCCGTTCAGCAATTGATGACCCTGGGCGATGTTGCCGGGCTCGCCGGCGTAGGAGACGTTGTCGGTGGTGATGCCGCCGCTGGTGACGACGGTCAGAACGACGTCGATGACGTCGTCTTCGAGCTTCCGACCGGCCACCGGGCTGCCCACGGCATTGAGCGAGTTGGCGAAGGCCGAGGTCCCGACCGGGCTGGCCACGGTGGTGTCGATGCGCATCACGTCGGGCAGGAAAGCCGCGGCGGTGGCCGCCGGATCGGCGTTGCCGACCGCGACGAGGGTCGCGACGGCTTCCATTCGCACCGGCGCCGCGGCGTCGCTCAAGTCGGCGCTGGGCGGGATGCTGTTGAAGGCGTTGAGGAAGTCATTGCTCAGGATCAGGCCTTCGTTGATCGCCGGGCGGGCTAGCCGCTCGACTTGGACGAAGTTGGTCATGGCCGGCGGATTCGGCGGGTTGTTGCCGTTGCCGCCATTCATGTTGTCGTTGCCGCCGTTTCCGCAGGCCGCGAGGCCGGTGGCGGAGGCGATGAGCAGGCCGAGAAAGATATGGCGCGAATTCATTTTTTTCTCCTTTCGCTTTGATTCCTTAAGGGACGGTGATCATGTCCGGAACCGAGATGGTTTCCCAAACGTCGAAGGTCGTGGCCCCGCTGCTTCCGGCCAGGAAGTCGATCGGAACCCGAACCACGATGGTGTTGACGTTGTAGCCCTTCGCGAAATCGACGGCTTCGGCCGCC carries:
- a CDS encoding TolC family protein: MGRNRCGKSWAMVLAGLAALAGRPALAAPEPLTLKQALRLAQNRHVEVLVADQRVQAAMARIGQAKSVLLPNFDVTASQYRRTVNLETFGIDPQIPGFTFDPKPPPFNVFDARIALRQTLFDLSALRQLKLAKLGTRLSQEDRRRAEADALALTATLYLEAQSAQRTLENTRALVRREEARYRLAGAEREIGLGSDLAVTQSRAALAAVRNQVAGAERDAEERRLDLAAALGLPPEQAIRFPGSVSLGPVAAPGEAEIQSWIDQHPDLAVARRQVDLDRQDRSVEKADYFPKVVGAADYGASGPDPANATDTYNFGAGLSIPLYQGGLREARIREASAKLQESELRLEQLRRDREADVRSALAALKQSIEAQRAARAGLDQSRAALNVSQARRESGLGSELEVVEARREVIASQESLDQADAAYRLAWVNLEHRLGRMQAWLEELPDS
- a CDS encoding aldo/keto reductase family protein, with amino-acid sequence PMSKFSMPYRPLGRCGAKVSVFGLGGWTTYGGSVKDAETIRKIIVQAFEAGINFFDIADVYARGESEKAMGEVLKEFPRHELVISSKVFWPMSDDVNDRGLSRKHVLESVEKSLKRIGTDYLDIYFCHRADPETPLEETVRAMDDLVHQGKVLYWGTSEWSGQQLAEVNQLCGSRNLYRPQVEQPQFSLLARRRVEEEVRDVAVQNGMGLAVWSPLASGLLTGKYDQGLPPGSRLAEMEWLRESVITPERLAKVKRFKAVAEELGCSRAQLALAWAAAQPGISSVITGATRPEQLAENLGALKVPLDASVLKSLDQIFPAKEEL
- a CDS encoding ABC transporter ATP-binding protein; translation: MSEQIAIEAKGLTRRFGKLTAVDHISFAIRYGEIFGFLGSNGSGKSTTIRMLCGILEPSEGTAMVGGFDVNRDPEKVKTAIGYVSQRFSLYSDLTVMENLKFYGRIYGLSRDKLKERMEAVIELTGLDPYRERLAGDLSGGWKQRVAVAAAMLHEPRILFLDEPTAGVDPMSRRALWEVLYQLADSGVALFVTTHYMEEAERCNQIAFISMGRLLTIGQPAQLKANNPGQVIEVECQPLMKASKVFEKLPGVTEITAYGTTLHLNVKSAEAVIPEIRQAAAGQNIRISRLETVPAALEDVFAILSESEDA
- a CDS encoding DCC1-like thiol-disulfide oxidoreductase family protein encodes the protein MSGIVFFDGVCNLCNAAVRFIIDRDPRAYFRFASLQSEAAAKMIPAECRARAGDSIVLLENEECFATSTAALRIARRLRFPWWLLYAGILIPRFLRDPIYSWIARNRYRWFGKKDSCTLPTPELKGRFL
- a CDS encoding efflux RND transporter periplasmic adaptor subunit; amino-acid sequence: MKNPRVKLSLLFLLPALCLACSRKAPENLIQLSGTLEMTEHGVGVPVAGRLIQVAVDEGDEVKQGQVLALTDRFDLAEREYQRQELLLARGGGSRQAVEQAEMAMRDQRVISPIDGVVLTKVHESGEVVSGNSPVFILGDRNRMWVRVFIPEGLVSRIEMNQEATLHFDGLAEEFKGRVTFIAPRAEFTPRNVQTPEERVTQTFAVKIALENPPQYLRPGVSAEVDLPMRPGAAP
- a CDS encoding choice-of-anchor Q domain-containing protein translates to MKRKRIFGTLAGLLAATSISALAQAASITVNTEADVIDTPECTLREAIASVNQDSVLGGCTTAGTGTIDTVELPAGSYVLSLTGFDDNNGNGDLDVLANLTLNGAGADTTSISAQGLQDNGEPERVLDINPLGQILNVTINGVTVRDGLESDDGGGIRIEGNSNNELLTAKLGVFDGTFTLVTLNGVRVVDNESDDDAGGILNAFAQVVIDDSEISNNISNESGGGLESFTDLEVRIGNSVIDGNTAVFGAGISSESGNLFIDATTISNNSGACVGGGLAIDGRATVTNSTISGNRADGGVCAFGTVDPVNVGGGVALDTTSSLLIANSTISGNFAPNGGGGIAMALPTPAAPAPVTAIKLGQLGVEGLHLNNATIAENSTDGVGGGILTLVIQPVGEPPSMLLTMANSILANNQAGDSSPDCAAEFFSEGYNLIGDTEGCVGFTATGDQTGIDPQLGPLQDNGGPTFTHALLVGSPAIDTANPDGCTDNAGTLLTRDQRGETRPVNATGLATAICDRGAFEFQLPEPTPTPTPTATPGFLLNGTGCALVESAAPNAGPALLALLAGCSALAYRRLRRAE
- a CDS encoding ABC transporter permease, yielding MHRIRAIIWKEFVQLFRDPKTLALIVFMPVMQLMIYGYGIDTDVKHLSTIVYNEDQTPLSRRLVEALRESAYFDINYIGQSEADLRRALDLGKVKAALHIPPAFAERLLSGKGAELQMLIDGTDSNPANTALNTGQAIVSAFLDREGLINAALLPIDYRPRMWYNPDLKSSYFLVPGVVGLLLMLLIPMITSSAVVREKERGNLEQLLVTPIRPYELILGKLIPYLLVGLVIAGTVLGTAHFLFGIPLRGSPWLLFSLTSLYMMVCLGLGLLASTVAENQMQASQMIMFFAAPSILLSGFFFPRETMPKAIYLLGNVIPLTFFLRIIRGILLKGLNLADLWLEVSVLTFMAVTVLTLSVLKFHKRLS
- a CDS encoding helicase HerA-like domain-containing protein, coding for MTQILLGKDSQNRPVALELKMANRHGLIAGATGTGKTVTLQRLAEGFAREGVSVFMADVKGDLSGLAAAGQPGGKIQARIEELKLDYQPRAYPTIFWDIYGQKGHPLRGTVSEMGPLLLGRVLDLNDTQEGVMQIVFKVADDNGLLLLDLKDMQAMLSFASDQAKELKADYGNLSTQSLGTIQRQLLVLGESGGEIFFGEPAIRLENLMQKDFSGNGVISVLDSQRLMQDPKVYTSFMLWLLSELFEALPEVGDLDRPKLVFFFDEAHLLFNGAPKALLEKIEQVVRLIRSKGVGIYFITQNPMDIPESVLGQLGNRVQHALRAFTPSDQKAVKVAAQTFRQNPAIDTEKAITELGVGEALVSLLDLEGRPAPVERVKIAPPESRVGPLSDAERAEKISRSPLAGVYDKLVDRESAYELLKKRQEEASQAQAEAAAAKAESKTAPRSSNRQGYGEAFIKSATRSIGSQLGNQIIRGVLGSIFGGGKRKSGGLGGLF